A window from Methylococcus mesophilus encodes these proteins:
- a CDS encoding OmpA family protein gives MKRIGFISLLGLLLAACAPATTVVLVPDDDGKLGRVEVSGGGASRTIAEASAYVDVTNQISEPRPMDEAKLQTLFGAALAAAPAKPLSYLLYFGKDSAEPKPDSKAEIPEIARAIKARPLPEVTLIGHSDQVGNFDHNERLSAARADAVRSLLLQEGIDPKIMRVESYGFRAPLFPAAEGVEEPRNRRVEVFVR, from the coding sequence ATGAAACGTATCGGTTTTATCTCGCTGCTCGGTCTGCTGCTGGCGGCATGCGCACCGGCGACCACCGTGGTTCTGGTGCCGGACGACGACGGCAAGCTGGGACGGGTGGAAGTCTCCGGCGGCGGCGCCAGCCGCACGATCGCCGAAGCGTCGGCTTATGTGGATGTGACCAACCAGATTTCCGAGCCCCGGCCCATGGACGAAGCGAAGCTGCAGACGCTGTTCGGTGCCGCGCTGGCGGCCGCCCCGGCCAAGCCGCTGAGCTACTTGCTGTATTTCGGCAAGGATTCGGCCGAACCCAAGCCCGATTCCAAAGCGGAAATTCCGGAGATCGCGCGGGCGATCAAGGCGCGCCCTCTGCCCGAAGTGACGCTGATCGGCCACAGCGATCAGGTCGGCAACTTCGACCACAACGAGCGGCTGTCGGCGGCACGGGCGGATGCCGTCCGTTCGCTGCTGCTGCAAGAGGGCATAGATCCGAAGATCATGCGGGTGGAGAGCTACGGCTTCCGCGCGCCGTTGTTTCCCGCCGCGGAGGGGGTGGAGGAGCCGAGAAACCGGCGGGTCGAGGTCTTCGTGCGCTGA
- a CDS encoding FecR family protein, which yields MNYIRSTVALATALVSAAALADDPVASLKTASGKVEVSRNDQIIALSAGAPLYTGDVLKTADASSAGVSFQDGTRISMGPGSELKVDRYRFVPIKQDYAFDVYLRKGSAVFSTGKFGKLAPEAVKVNTPQASIGIRGTKFLVRAE from the coding sequence ATGAACTACATTCGTTCCACAGTGGCGTTGGCAACCGCGCTCGTTTCGGCCGCCGCCTTGGCCGACGACCCCGTGGCGAGTCTGAAAACCGCAAGCGGGAAGGTCGAGGTCTCGCGCAACGATCAGATCATCGCGCTCTCGGCCGGGGCGCCGTTGTATACCGGCGATGTGCTCAAGACCGCCGATGCGAGTTCCGCGGGCGTCAGTTTCCAGGATGGCACCCGGATTAGCATGGGGCCCGGTTCCGAGCTCAAGGTCGATCGATACCGGTTCGTCCCCATCAAGCAGGACTATGCCTTCGACGTTTACCTGCGCAAGGGTTCGGCGGTTTTTTCCACCGGCAAGTTCGGAAAGCTCGCGCCGGAAGCGGTGAAAGTCAATACGCCGCAAGCCAGCATCGGGATTCGGGGCACCAAGTTCCTGGTCAGGGCGGAGTAG